A single genomic interval of Variovorax sp. PMC12 harbors:
- a CDS encoding carboxymuconolactone decarboxylase family protein: MKSDNHNQSPRETARAFTPELSALVEDPLFSQVWADDRLSARERSLATLAALIVLHRPEELPAHLRRAIDNGLEKPQISALITHLAFYGGFPSAISASAIAAEVLGALNAGSR, from the coding sequence ATGAAAAGCGACAACCACAACCAGTCGCCGCGCGAGACGGCACGCGCCTTCACGCCTGAACTTTCGGCGCTCGTCGAAGATCCACTGTTCTCGCAAGTGTGGGCGGATGATCGCCTTTCTGCGAGAGAGCGCAGTCTCGCGACGCTCGCCGCACTGATCGTTCTGCACCGGCCGGAGGAACTGCCGGCACATCTGCGGCGCGCCATCGACAACGGGTTGGAGAAGCCACAGATATCGGCGCTCATCACACACCTGGCCTTCTACGGAGGATTCCCCTCGGCCATCAGCGCCTCCGCCATTGCAGCCGAAGTGCTTGGCGCGTTGAACGCCGGCTCAAGGTGA
- a CDS encoding HAD-IA family hydrolase: MSLKDFKVLTFDVVGTLIDFEGGMLAYLRSVVPDARVSDDDFLAAYRRARADGNAGWYPDDLARCWHAVAPALGLPDDDAIAQGLRESVSQWPAFPDAVEALKRLGKRFKLVTMTNAQAWALAHFDKTLGSPFDMLLSCDDALCEKPDARYFAYARGRFEGAWGFRQADNLHVAQSQYHDIGISKQLGITTCWIERRHAQKGSGGTIESKHTVPDYHFHTLAELADAVEAGH; the protein is encoded by the coding sequence ATGTCCCTGAAAGATTTCAAGGTCCTCACCTTCGACGTCGTCGGCACGCTGATCGATTTCGAGGGCGGCATGCTCGCCTATCTGCGCAGCGTGGTGCCCGATGCCCGGGTGAGCGACGACGACTTCCTCGCCGCCTACCGGCGCGCACGCGCCGACGGCAACGCCGGCTGGTATCCCGACGACCTGGCGCGCTGCTGGCACGCCGTTGCCCCCGCGCTGGGCCTGCCCGATGACGACGCCATTGCCCAGGGCCTGCGCGAGTCGGTCTCGCAATGGCCGGCCTTCCCCGATGCGGTGGAAGCGCTGAAGCGGCTCGGCAAGCGCTTCAAGCTGGTGACGATGACCAATGCGCAGGCCTGGGCACTGGCGCATTTCGACAAGACGCTGGGCTCGCCCTTCGACATGCTGCTGAGCTGCGACGACGCGCTGTGCGAGAAGCCCGATGCGCGCTATTTCGCCTATGCACGCGGCCGCTTCGAAGGCGCCTGGGGCTTCAGGCAGGCCGACAACCTGCACGTGGCACAGAGCCAGTACCACGACATCGGCATTTCAAAGCAATTGGGCATCACGACCTGCTGGATCGAGCGCCGTCATGCGCAGAAAGGTTCGGGCGGCACCATCGAGTCGAAGCACACCGTGCCCGACTACCACTTCCACACGCTGGCCGAACTGGCCGATGCGGTCGAAGCCGGGCATTGA
- a CDS encoding GNAT family N-acetyltransferase: MPDQTPNAPAGDGVVLRPMTPSDLPSAQALTDQLRWPHRLADWEQVFAHAQGVVAERDGEIVGCALRWLWGERHASLGLVVVTPACQGRRIGHRLMSAVLDGLEDRTVLLHATAEGRGLYERLGFVRTGELRQHQGLAQPAPLVALQPGWRLRPAGVHEAAALQALDAAARGMPRDALIKDLLASADACVVLDHDNEPRGFAMLRRFGRGHSIGPVVAPDLDGAKALIAHLASVNAGHFTRIDIDFDSGLAECLESIGLLRVDAPTTMVRGAPLVTPPGGPSLFAVVTQAVG, from the coding sequence ATGCCTGACCAGACCCCGAATGCACCCGCCGGCGACGGCGTGGTGCTCAGACCGATGACCCCCTCCGACCTGCCGTCCGCGCAGGCGCTGACCGACCAGTTGCGCTGGCCGCACCGGCTGGCGGACTGGGAGCAGGTGTTCGCGCATGCGCAAGGCGTGGTGGCCGAGCGTGACGGCGAGATCGTCGGTTGCGCGCTGCGCTGGCTCTGGGGCGAGCGCCACGCAAGCCTGGGCCTCGTGGTCGTGACGCCGGCCTGCCAGGGCCGCCGCATCGGGCATCGCCTGATGAGCGCGGTGCTCGACGGCCTGGAAGACCGCACGGTGCTGCTGCACGCCACCGCCGAGGGGCGCGGCCTCTACGAGCGCCTGGGCTTCGTGCGCACGGGCGAGCTGCGCCAGCACCAGGGCCTCGCGCAGCCCGCGCCGCTGGTGGCCCTGCAGCCCGGCTGGCGACTGCGGCCCGCCGGTGTCCACGAGGCCGCCGCATTGCAGGCCCTGGACGCCGCGGCGCGCGGCATGCCGCGCGATGCACTGATCAAGGATCTGCTGGCCAGCGCCGACGCCTGCGTGGTGCTCGACCACGACAACGAACCGCGCGGCTTCGCGATGCTGCGCCGCTTCGGGCGCGGTCATTCGATCGGGCCGGTGGTCGCGCCCGATCTCGATGGCGCCAAGGCGCTGATCGCGCACCTCGCCAGCGTGAATGCCGGGCACTTCACGCGCATCGACATCGACTTCGACAGCGGGCTGGCCGAATGCCTGGAGAGCATCGGGCTGCTGCGCGTGGATGCGCCCACGACGATGGTGCGTGGTGCGCCTCTCGTGACGCCGCCCGGCGGGCCCTCGCTCTTCGCCGTCGTGACCCAGGCCGTGGGATGA
- a CDS encoding FUSC family protein encodes MSAVPASAPRARRIHLPLRALLRMPAWVVNGLTVASGLMLVQGSILLMAGAHAAQAAIATGVCASLADVVTTTDRVARRVLAAVIASTVCATLFLAVRPCEAIVIPTVVLIVFAAMLLQAWGPKAGTVSFATTMSLVFAMSVPASQGLTFDSAAWGLVGAIGYWIWAVLTAHLLQPTWRRLALASVVQDMAGLLRALAARTRDPADLQVQEQVVRQEAKLAEQMQAARDLIFANTDGPAAHLQTCVLLRLTDLRDLAIAGKIDTALVRHGAASLQERLIFADVLQHMALAMDGVAQHVRTARLQPLDATVERQIGRLLDALEARARDGRDDARRVVAEILRSQFAHVRAIQAMHTAIEQPRLPCRRSDLRRYIAPDAWRWAAIWTQLRPDSPTFRYAVRTALAAGSAYAICRLLPWTAHPQWVLLSVTVVMQGSLAQTLVRRNARVWGTLSGCVVVALLAWSSSTLFLTLCFLVAAGVAHAYLGVRYSVTAAAAAVMAVLQAHLVAHGTDFSILERVADSVIGALVGWAASYALPSWERRRLSNDLRQAHEAIRAYASEILKLDEASPGLPRFTRQRAYDAIRAIGATQSRTLAEPASVRLPAAELTLWLAAAYDLMSHLSNARLSLTLHGRAPAPRHSATLWRKSSASSITHCGQARWSAVRCLSRPPDLRSVPFPICCPGFRMH; translated from the coding sequence ATGAGCGCTGTCCCCGCTTCCGCGCCCCGCGCACGTCGCATTCATCTTCCGCTTCGGGCGTTACTCCGGATGCCGGCCTGGGTGGTCAACGGCTTGACTGTCGCATCAGGGCTGATGCTCGTGCAAGGCTCCATACTGCTGATGGCAGGTGCCCATGCGGCGCAAGCCGCGATTGCAACGGGCGTCTGTGCCAGCCTGGCCGACGTCGTGACCACCACGGACCGCGTGGCACGGCGCGTGCTGGCGGCAGTCATCGCCAGTACCGTCTGCGCAACGTTGTTCCTGGCAGTCAGGCCCTGCGAAGCGATCGTGATCCCGACCGTCGTTCTGATCGTGTTCGCTGCCATGCTCCTCCAAGCCTGGGGACCGAAGGCCGGGACGGTTTCTTTTGCGACCACCATGTCACTCGTCTTCGCGATGTCCGTTCCCGCGTCGCAAGGCCTGACGTTCGATTCCGCCGCCTGGGGGCTGGTCGGCGCCATAGGCTATTGGATCTGGGCTGTCCTCACCGCGCATCTCCTGCAACCGACCTGGCGAAGACTGGCGCTGGCGTCCGTCGTGCAGGACATGGCCGGTCTTCTTCGTGCACTCGCGGCGCGCACGCGCGATCCCGCCGATCTGCAGGTGCAGGAACAGGTCGTGCGCCAGGAAGCGAAGCTTGCCGAGCAGATGCAAGCCGCGCGGGATCTGATCTTCGCGAACACCGACGGGCCTGCGGCGCACCTGCAAACCTGCGTTCTTCTGCGATTGACGGACCTGCGCGATCTCGCCATTGCCGGAAAGATCGACACGGCGCTTGTCCGGCATGGCGCCGCCTCGTTGCAGGAGCGACTGATTTTTGCCGACGTGCTCCAGCACATGGCGCTTGCTATGGATGGTGTCGCGCAGCATGTCCGAACCGCCAGGCTGCAGCCGCTCGACGCGACGGTGGAACGACAGATCGGGCGCCTTCTCGATGCGCTGGAGGCGCGAGCCCGCGATGGACGCGATGACGCGCGACGGGTCGTCGCCGAGATCCTTCGAAGCCAGTTCGCCCACGTTCGGGCGATACAGGCAATGCACACCGCCATCGAGCAGCCCCGGCTGCCGTGTCGGCGCTCGGACCTTCGCCGCTACATCGCGCCTGACGCGTGGCGATGGGCTGCCATCTGGACGCAACTGCGGCCCGACTCTCCCACGTTCAGGTACGCGGTGAGGACCGCCTTGGCTGCCGGATCGGCCTACGCCATCTGCCGGCTCCTGCCCTGGACTGCGCATCCGCAGTGGGTACTTCTGAGTGTCACGGTCGTGATGCAAGGCAGTCTGGCGCAGACGCTCGTGCGACGCAATGCCCGCGTGTGGGGTACGTTGTCGGGGTGTGTGGTGGTGGCGCTTCTGGCGTGGAGCTCCTCGACGCTCTTTCTGACCTTGTGCTTTCTGGTCGCTGCGGGTGTTGCCCACGCATACCTGGGTGTGCGCTACTCGGTCACCGCCGCCGCGGCCGCCGTGATGGCGGTCCTGCAGGCGCATCTCGTCGCGCACGGCACCGACTTCAGCATCCTGGAGCGGGTCGCCGACAGCGTGATCGGCGCCCTCGTCGGATGGGCCGCGAGCTACGCATTGCCCAGCTGGGAGAGACGCCGCCTGTCGAACGATCTACGCCAGGCACATGAGGCCATCCGCGCCTACGCCTCGGAGATCCTGAAGCTGGACGAAGCATCTCCAGGCTTGCCAAGATTCACCCGGCAACGCGCATACGACGCGATCCGCGCGATCGGGGCAACCCAGTCGCGAACCCTGGCGGAACCGGCTTCCGTTCGGCTCCCCGCCGCGGAACTGACACTGTGGCTGGCAGCGGCCTACGACCTGATGTCGCATCTCTCGAACGCGCGGCTTTCACTCACATTGCATGGGCGAGCGCCGGCCCCGCGCCACTCGGCAACGCTCTGGCGCAAGTCGTCTGCGAGCTCGATCACGCATTGCGGCCAAGCACGCTGGAGCGCAGTTCGGTGCTTGAGCCGGCCGCCCGATCTGCGCTCGGTTCCGTTCCCGATCTGCTGCCCAGGCTTCAGGATGCATTGA
- a CDS encoding NAD(P)/FAD-dependent oxidoreductase, giving the protein MKLDSYWTDSAPAFVPEARELPAQVDVAIVGGGFTGLSAALALARRGARVAVLEAGTRVAAEASGRNGGHVNNGLAVDYADVAAKVGVERARGWYHAYDAAVDTVARLVREEAIDCDFMRHGKLKLATRANQMSALAHSARRLLDDGVDNDIEILDAARVRAEVQSDRFHGGLLYKRSGQMHMGRFAHGLATAAQRCGAQIHTGTEVRRIERVGQGHAHRLHTARGTVAAEQVLLATGATRHGGYGSFGWLRRRIVPIGSFIVVTEPLGAERAQALLAGQRTYTTIANIHHYFRLTADHRLVFGGRARFAVSSPQSDAASGEILRAGLAQTFPQLGEVRLDYCWGGLVDMTQDRLPHAGERDGLYYAMGYSGHGTQMSVHMGDRMAAVMNGDAGANPWQGRDWPAIPGHFGPPWFLPAVGLYYRLKDRLA; this is encoded by the coding sequence ATGAAGCTCGACTCTTACTGGACCGATTCGGCACCTGCCTTCGTGCCCGAGGCGCGAGAGCTCCCGGCGCAGGTCGACGTCGCCATCGTCGGCGGCGGCTTCACCGGCCTGTCGGCGGCGCTGGCGCTGGCCAGGCGGGGCGCGCGCGTCGCGGTGCTCGAGGCCGGCACGCGGGTGGCGGCCGAAGCGTCGGGGCGCAACGGCGGGCACGTCAACAACGGGCTGGCGGTCGACTACGCCGATGTGGCCGCCAAGGTGGGCGTCGAACGCGCACGCGGCTGGTACCACGCGTACGACGCTGCGGTCGACACCGTGGCGCGGCTGGTGCGCGAGGAAGCCATCGACTGCGACTTCATGCGCCACGGCAAGCTCAAGCTCGCCACGCGGGCGAACCAGATGAGCGCGCTCGCGCACAGCGCGCGGCGCCTGCTCGACGATGGCGTGGACAACGATATCGAGATCCTGGACGCGGCACGCGTGCGCGCCGAAGTGCAGAGCGATCGCTTCCACGGCGGCCTGCTCTACAAGCGCAGCGGCCAGATGCACATGGGCCGCTTCGCGCACGGGCTGGCCACCGCAGCGCAGCGCTGCGGCGCGCAGATCCACACCGGCACCGAAGTGCGCCGCATCGAACGGGTGGGCCAGGGCCACGCCCACCGGCTGCACACAGCGCGCGGCACGGTCGCCGCCGAGCAGGTGCTGCTGGCCACGGGCGCGACGCGCCATGGCGGCTACGGCAGCTTCGGCTGGCTGCGCCGGCGCATCGTGCCGATCGGCAGCTTCATCGTCGTCACCGAGCCGCTGGGCGCGGAGCGCGCGCAGGCACTGCTCGCGGGACAGCGCACCTACACGACCATCGCGAACATCCACCACTACTTCCGGCTCACGGCGGACCACCGGCTGGTGTTCGGCGGGCGCGCACGCTTCGCGGTCTCCAGCCCTCAGTCGGACGCCGCCAGCGGAGAGATCCTGCGCGCAGGGCTGGCCCAGACCTTTCCACAGCTCGGCGAGGTGCGGCTCGACTATTGCTGGGGCGGACTGGTCGACATGACGCAGGACCGCCTGCCGCACGCCGGCGAACGCGACGGCCTCTACTACGCCATGGGCTACAGCGGCCACGGCACGCAGATGTCGGTGCACATGGGCGATCGCATGGCCGCCGTGATGAACGGCGATGCGGGCGCCAACCCGTGGCAGGGCCGCGACTGGCCCGCCATTCCCGGCCACTTCGGCCCGCCGTGGTTCCTTCCGGCGGTGGGCCTCTACTACCGGCTCAAGGACAGGCTGGCCTGA
- a CDS encoding 2-hydroxyacid dehydrogenase — translation MKTTFLYKSDPARGRLWADVFRRRAPDIDFRIWPDIGDPAHVRFLAAWEPPDDLATRFPDLQVLFSSGAGVDQFDFASLPPALPVVRMVEPGIVRGMVEYVTHAVLGLHRDMPQYRRQQQEGLWKPLTVRPASERRIGVLGLGSLGQAVLAQLVALGFDCAGWSRSRHAVDGVQCHAGADELPAFLARTDILVCLLPLTDSTRGFLDARLFSLLPPGAGLVHAGRGPQLVDADLLGALASGQIGDAVLDVTDPEPLPPEHDFWRHPRIQLTPHIASMTQPLSAAEVVLDNLARFEAGKPMVGLVDRARGY, via the coding sequence ATGAAAACCACCTTCCTCTACAAATCCGACCCGGCAAGAGGCCGCCTGTGGGCCGACGTGTTCCGCCGACGCGCGCCCGACATCGACTTCCGCATCTGGCCCGACATCGGCGATCCGGCACACGTGCGCTTTCTCGCGGCGTGGGAGCCGCCGGACGACCTGGCGACGCGCTTCCCCGATCTGCAGGTGCTGTTTTCTTCGGGCGCGGGCGTCGACCAGTTCGACTTCGCGTCGCTGCCACCTGCGCTGCCCGTGGTGCGCATGGTCGAGCCCGGCATCGTGCGCGGCATGGTCGAGTACGTGACGCATGCGGTGCTCGGCCTGCACCGCGACATGCCGCAATACCGGCGCCAGCAGCAGGAGGGCCTCTGGAAGCCGCTGACGGTGCGCCCTGCGAGCGAACGCCGCATCGGCGTGCTCGGGCTGGGCTCGCTCGGGCAGGCCGTGCTGGCACAGCTCGTGGCGCTGGGCTTCGACTGCGCGGGCTGGAGCCGTTCGCGCCATGCCGTCGACGGCGTGCAATGCCATGCCGGCGCGGACGAACTGCCGGCCTTCCTCGCGCGCACCGACATCCTCGTGTGCCTGCTGCCGCTGACCGATTCGACGCGCGGTTTTCTCGATGCGCGGCTGTTCTCGTTGCTGCCACCGGGCGCCGGACTGGTGCATGCGGGGCGCGGGCCGCAACTCGTGGATGCCGACCTCCTGGGCGCACTCGCCAGCGGACAGATCGGCGATGCGGTGCTCGACGTGACCGATCCCGAGCCGCTGCCGCCGGAGCACGACTTCTGGCGCCATCCGCGCATCCAGCTCACGCCCCACATCGCGAGCATGACGCAGCCATTGAGCGCGGCCGAAGTGGTGCTCGACAACCTTGCGCGCTTCGAGGCAGGCAAGCCGATGGTCGGGCTGGTCGACCGCGCGCGCGGGTACTGA
- a CDS encoding haloacid dehalogenase type II produces MTFKPKYVTFDCYGTLTRFRMAEMSHELFADRVPAERMAQFIADFAAYRFDEVLGAWQPYEVVLKNAVRRLCRKWKIQYFDIDAQKIYDAVPTWGPHDDVPAGLAKVAKEIPLVILSNASDDQIQKNVATLGAPFHRVYTAQQAQAYKPRLTAFEYMLDSLGCNPEDVLHVSSSLRYDLMSADDLGIVNKVFVNRGHGPGNPAYRYTEIKDIGGLPGVVGL; encoded by the coding sequence ATGACCTTCAAACCCAAGTACGTGACTTTCGACTGCTACGGAACGCTGACCCGCTTCCGCATGGCGGAGATGTCCCACGAGCTCTTTGCCGACCGCGTTCCGGCCGAGCGCATGGCGCAGTTCATTGCCGACTTCGCGGCCTACCGCTTCGACGAGGTGCTCGGTGCCTGGCAGCCCTACGAGGTGGTTCTGAAGAACGCCGTGCGGCGCCTGTGCCGCAAATGGAAGATCCAGTACTTCGACATCGACGCGCAGAAGATCTACGACGCGGTGCCCACCTGGGGCCCGCACGACGACGTGCCCGCCGGCTTGGCCAAGGTGGCCAAGGAAATTCCGCTGGTGATCCTGTCGAACGCGTCGGACGACCAGATCCAGAAGAACGTCGCGACGCTGGGCGCGCCCTTCCACCGCGTCTACACCGCGCAGCAGGCACAGGCCTACAAGCCGCGCCTGACGGCCTTCGAGTACATGCTCGACTCGCTGGGCTGCAACCCTGAAGACGTGCTGCACGTCTCGTCCAGCCTGCGCTACGACCTGATGTCGGCGGACGACCTGGGCATCGTCAACAAGGTGTTCGTCAACCGCGGCCACGGGCCCGGCAATCCGGCGTACCGCTACACGGAAATCAAGGACATCGGCGGCCTGCCAGGCGTCGTGGGTCTCTGA
- a CDS encoding aspartate aminotransferase family protein encodes MTHPTALPPQAALDAVDRAHLIHPVSPWRVHEQRGPTVLASGQGAWLTDGNGHQLLDAFAGLWCVNVGYGQESVVQAATEQMRKLPYATGYFHFSSEPAIRLAQKLVQITPASLTRVYLTLGGSEAVDAAVRFIVQYYNATGRPSKKHFISLERGYHGSSSTGAGLTALPAFHRGFDLPLPTQHYIASPYAYRHADGADPQALIASSVAALRAKVAELGADNVAAFFCEPIQGSGGVIVPPKGWLKAMREAARELDILFVVDEVITGFGRTGPMFACEAEGVEPDLMTMAKGLTAGYVPMGATMMSEKVYAGIADGAPAGASIGHGATYSAHPVGAAVALEVLRLYEEGGILANGQRGAAHFSAGLDALRAHPLVGDARHRGLLGALELVSDKASKRGFDAALGLSDRIFAAGYRNGLVFRSFGDHILGFAPALTFTQDEFAQLFARLKKTLDDVLDAPDVRAALAT; translated from the coding sequence ATGACGCACCCCACCGCACTGCCCCCACAAGCCGCGCTCGACGCCGTCGACCGCGCGCACCTCATCCACCCCGTCTCGCCCTGGCGCGTGCACGAGCAGCGCGGGCCCACCGTGCTGGCCTCGGGCCAGGGCGCCTGGCTCACCGACGGCAACGGCCACCAACTGCTCGACGCCTTCGCCGGCCTGTGGTGCGTGAACGTGGGCTACGGGCAGGAGAGCGTGGTGCAGGCCGCCACCGAGCAGATGCGCAAGCTGCCGTACGCGACCGGCTACTTCCACTTCAGCAGCGAGCCGGCCATCCGCCTGGCGCAGAAGCTGGTGCAGATCACGCCCGCGTCGCTGACCCGCGTGTACCTCACGCTGGGCGGCTCCGAGGCGGTCGATGCCGCGGTGCGCTTCATCGTGCAGTACTACAACGCGACCGGCCGGCCGTCGAAGAAGCATTTCATTTCGCTGGAGCGCGGCTACCACGGCTCGTCGTCCACCGGCGCAGGCCTCACGGCGCTGCCGGCCTTCCATCGCGGCTTCGACCTGCCGCTGCCCACGCAGCACTACATCGCGTCGCCCTATGCCTACCGCCATGCCGACGGCGCCGATCCGCAGGCACTGATTGCCTCGTCGGTCGCGGCGCTGCGCGCCAAGGTGGCCGAGCTGGGCGCGGACAACGTGGCGGCCTTCTTCTGCGAGCCCATCCAGGGCTCGGGCGGCGTCATCGTGCCGCCCAAGGGCTGGCTCAAGGCCATGCGCGAGGCCGCGCGCGAGCTGGACATCCTCTTCGTGGTCGACGAGGTGATCACCGGCTTCGGCCGCACCGGCCCCATGTTCGCCTGCGAGGCCGAAGGCGTGGAGCCCGACCTGATGACCATGGCCAAGGGCCTGACGGCCGGCTACGTGCCGATGGGCGCGACCATGATGTCCGAGAAGGTCTACGCCGGCATCGCCGACGGCGCGCCTGCGGGCGCATCCATCGGCCACGGCGCGACCTATTCGGCGCACCCGGTCGGCGCCGCTGTCGCGCTCGAGGTGCTGCGGCTCTACGAGGAAGGCGGCATCCTGGCCAACGGCCAGCGCGGCGCGGCGCATTTCTCGGCCGGGCTCGACGCGCTGCGCGCGCATCCGCTGGTGGGCGACGCACGCCACCGCGGCCTGCTGGGCGCGCTGGAGCTGGTGAGCGACAAGGCCAGCAAGCGCGGCTTCGATGCGGCGCTCGGGTTGTCCGACCGCATCTTCGCAGCCGGCTATCGCAACGGGCTGGTGTTCCGCTCCTTCGGCGATCACATCCTCGGCTTTGCGCCCGCGCTCACCTTCACGCAGGACGAGTTCGCGCAGCTGTTCGCGCGCCTGAAGAAGACGCTCGACGACGTGCTCGACGCGCCCGACGTCCGCGCTGCGCTGGCGACTTGA
- a CDS encoding Lrp/AsnC family transcriptional regulator, with product MSEAFKIDRLDLRILAQLQKNGRMTNVDLADAVGLSPSPCLIRVKRLEQAGYIAGYGAHLRLEKLGDTLTVFTEVTLSDHHREDFVRFEAAIREVDEVLECHLVSGGYDYLLRFLTRGVNHYQEVIEGLLERNIGIAKYFSYIVIKSPFIKTHCPIERLFPHER from the coding sequence ATGTCTGAAGCTTTCAAGATCGACCGACTTGACCTGCGCATCCTGGCCCAGTTGCAGAAGAACGGGCGCATGACCAACGTCGACCTGGCCGACGCGGTGGGGTTGTCGCCCAGCCCCTGCCTGATCCGGGTGAAGCGACTGGAGCAGGCCGGCTACATCGCTGGCTACGGCGCGCACCTGCGGCTCGAAAAACTCGGCGACACGCTGACCGTGTTCACCGAGGTCACCCTGTCGGACCACCACCGCGAGGATTTCGTGCGCTTCGAGGCCGCGATCCGCGAGGTCGACGAGGTGCTCGAATGCCATCTGGTCAGTGGCGGCTACGACTACCTGCTGCGCTTCCTCACCCGTGGTGTGAACCACTACCAGGAAGTGATCGAGGGGCTGCTCGAACGCAACATCGGTATCGCGAAGTACTTCAGCTACATCGTCATCAAGTCGCCGTTCATCAAGACGCACTGTCCGATCGAACGGCTCTTTCCCCACGAGCGCTGA
- a CDS encoding NAD(P)H-quinone oxidoreductase, with amino-acid sequence MQAIVFDEFGGPEVLTTREVARPEVRPHDLLVANASIGVNRADMSHRKGAYGRANFGDSDIMGLEIAGTVVDMGSQVQGYAIGDRVMGIVGGGAYAELSRIDHRMAMHVPPGLALREAGAVAEVFVTAHEALFHLARLQAGESVLIHAAAGGVGSAAVQLAHAAGARVFATAGGDKRGAVERFGADEVIDYRTDDFQSVVARKTHGQGVDVVIDFVGPSYLERNVRSLAVGGRLVVVGLLGGTEGAVLPMDVLLYRHLQIFGTVMKSRPPEVKQAMVQRFAQRWLDALAGGVIRPVIDSTYALCEAAQAHRRMESGESVGKILLLPGG; translated from the coding sequence ATGCAAGCCATCGTTTTCGACGAGTTCGGCGGACCCGAAGTGCTCACGACCCGCGAGGTTGCCCGCCCGGAGGTTCGGCCCCATGACCTGCTGGTGGCCAATGCCTCGATCGGCGTCAACCGCGCCGACATGTCGCATCGCAAAGGGGCCTACGGGCGCGCCAACTTCGGTGACTCGGACATCATGGGCCTGGAAATCGCCGGAACGGTGGTGGACATGGGGTCGCAGGTGCAGGGTTACGCCATCGGGGACCGTGTCATGGGCATCGTGGGCGGGGGCGCCTATGCCGAACTGTCGCGCATCGATCACCGCATGGCCATGCACGTCCCGCCCGGCCTCGCGCTGCGCGAGGCCGGCGCGGTGGCCGAGGTGTTCGTGACGGCGCACGAGGCGCTGTTCCATCTGGCCCGCCTGCAAGCCGGCGAATCGGTGCTGATCCATGCAGCGGCGGGCGGGGTCGGGTCCGCCGCGGTACAGCTTGCACACGCCGCCGGCGCGCGCGTGTTCGCCACCGCGGGCGGCGACAAGCGCGGTGCCGTCGAGCGTTTCGGCGCCGACGAGGTGATCGACTACCGCACCGACGACTTCCAGTCCGTGGTGGCCCGCAAGACGCACGGCCAAGGCGTGGACGTCGTGATCGACTTCGTCGGCCCCTCTTACCTGGAGCGCAACGTGCGTTCGCTGGCAGTGGGCGGGCGTTTGGTGGTCGTCGGCCTGCTCGGAGGCACCGAGGGCGCCGTGCTGCCGATGGACGTGCTGCTGTACCGCCACCTGCAGATCTTCGGCACGGTGATGAAGTCCCGTCCGCCCGAGGTCAAGCAGGCCATGGTCCAGCGCTTCGCGCAGCGTTGGCTCGATGCGTTGGCGGGCGGCGTGATCCGTCCGGTGATCGACAGCACCTATGCGCTCTGCGAGGCGGCACAGGCCCATCGGCGCATGGAATCGGGCGAGAGCGTCGGGAAGATCCTCCTGCTGCCCGGTGGTTGA